From Hylaeus volcanicus isolate JK05 chromosome 2, UHH_iyHylVolc1.0_haploid, whole genome shotgun sequence, the proteins below share one genomic window:
- the LOC128872282 gene encoding protein yellow-like isoform X1 produces MGWRVVGVSTVHTRGLLLVLLAGFAHTRAEMLETIAQWPLLDFALPYDREFLNQYRPENVVPTGITVGWDKIFVSIPRLRDGVPSTLNYIPRNIPLDSSPQLQAYPSWDWHSAGKGDLNCSKLISVYRTQLDRCNRLWVVDSGIMTSIDDFRPVCRPKILVFDLQTDTVVRQFTFPREVLRPNTLLTNVLIDDVSATTCDDVFLYISDTAGPGILVFDAATDRSWRVTHATMYPHPDFSTYRIGSDTFELLDGVVGLAFSARLGLVYYQPLATDRIFSVPTTALQAGPPPFGEQLPVTLVGRKSSQGLALAVDPRDDKILFSPFTETAIAAWQPQTNQQRILAFSPEKLQFVAELRWADRDNGNIWVLASRFQKFFRREVNARDVNIRIMRMIPEPRSLKNAAFASYQQQRFPLYFYNNTLGF; encoded by the exons ATGGGCTGGCGAGTCGTAGGCGTGTCGACGGTGCACACACG GGGCCTCCTTCTCGTTCTCCTGGCAGGCTTCGCCCACACCAGGGCGGAAATGCTGGAAACGATAGCTCAATGGCCACTTCTGGACTTCGCCCTTCCTTACGATCGAGAGTTCCTGAATCAGTATCGTCCCGAGAACGTGGTGCCTACTGGTATCACGGTCGGCTGGGACAAGATCTTCGTCAGCATCCCGAGATTGCGCGACGGCGTACCGTCGACCTTGAACTACATACCGAGAAACATTCCTTTGGATAGCAGCCCTCAGCTCCAGGCCTACCCATCCTGGGATTGGCACAGTGCTGGCAAGGGAGACCTGAACTGCTCGAAACTCATCTCCGTCTACAGGACACAACTCGATAGGTGCAACAGGCTGTGGGTCGTCGACAGTGGAATAATGACCTCGATCGATGACTTCAGACCTGTTTGCCGACCGAAAATCCTGGTCTTCGACCTGCAAACCGACACGGTGGTGCGACAGTTCACCTTCCCTCGAGAG GTTTTAAGACCCAACACGCTGCTGACGAACGTCCTGATCGACGATGTTTCAGCGACCACCTGCGACGACGTGTTCCTTTACATATCCGACACGGCAGGACCTG GCATCCTGGTCTTCGACGCCGCGACGGACAGAAGCTGGCGCGTCACGCACGCCACTATGTACCCGCATCCAGATTTCTCCACTTACAGG ATCGGTAGCGACACGTTCGAGTTACTGGACGGTGTCGTGGGGTTGGCGTTTTCTGCGAGATTAGGATTGGTGTATTATCAGCCACTGGCGACCGACAGGATCTTCAGCGTGCCGACCACGGCACTTCAAGCGGGTCCTCCGCCGTTTGGCGAACAATTGCCGGTGACTTTGGTCGGCAGGAAGTCCAGTCAAGGTCTCGCGTTGGCCGTCGATCCTCGAGACGACAAGATCCTCTTCTCGCCGTTCACGGAAACCGCGATCGCCGCCTGGCAGCCGCAGACCAACCAGCAGAG GATCCTGGCTTTCAGTCCGGAGAAGCTGCAATTCGTCGCTGAGCTTCGCTGGGCAGACCGCGACAATGGCAACATTTGGGTGTTGGCATCCAGGTTTCAGAAATTCTTCCGGCGGGAGGTGAACGCGCGCGACGTCAACATTCGGATCATGAGGATGATTCCCGAGCCCCGTTCGCTGAAAAACGCAGCGTTTGCTTCGTACCAACAACAACGGTTTCCACTATATTTCTACAATAATACGTTAGGCTTTTAG
- the LOC128872282 gene encoding protein yellow-like isoform X2, translated as MRGLLLVLLAGFAHTRAEMLETIAQWPLLDFALPYDREFLNQYRPENVVPTGITVGWDKIFVSIPRLRDGVPSTLNYIPRNIPLDSSPQLQAYPSWDWHSAGKGDLNCSKLISVYRTQLDRCNRLWVVDSGIMTSIDDFRPVCRPKILVFDLQTDTVVRQFTFPREVLRPNTLLTNVLIDDVSATTCDDVFLYISDTAGPGILVFDAATDRSWRVTHATMYPHPDFSTYRIGSDTFELLDGVVGLAFSARLGLVYYQPLATDRIFSVPTTALQAGPPPFGEQLPVTLVGRKSSQGLALAVDPRDDKILFSPFTETAIAAWQPQTNQQRILAFSPEKLQFVAELRWADRDNGNIWVLASRFQKFFRREVNARDVNIRIMRMIPEPRSLKNAAFASYQQQRFPLYFYNNTLGF; from the exons ATGAG GGGCCTCCTTCTCGTTCTCCTGGCAGGCTTCGCCCACACCAGGGCGGAAATGCTGGAAACGATAGCTCAATGGCCACTTCTGGACTTCGCCCTTCCTTACGATCGAGAGTTCCTGAATCAGTATCGTCCCGAGAACGTGGTGCCTACTGGTATCACGGTCGGCTGGGACAAGATCTTCGTCAGCATCCCGAGATTGCGCGACGGCGTACCGTCGACCTTGAACTACATACCGAGAAACATTCCTTTGGATAGCAGCCCTCAGCTCCAGGCCTACCCATCCTGGGATTGGCACAGTGCTGGCAAGGGAGACCTGAACTGCTCGAAACTCATCTCCGTCTACAGGACACAACTCGATAGGTGCAACAGGCTGTGGGTCGTCGACAGTGGAATAATGACCTCGATCGATGACTTCAGACCTGTTTGCCGACCGAAAATCCTGGTCTTCGACCTGCAAACCGACACGGTGGTGCGACAGTTCACCTTCCCTCGAGAG GTTTTAAGACCCAACACGCTGCTGACGAACGTCCTGATCGACGATGTTTCAGCGACCACCTGCGACGACGTGTTCCTTTACATATCCGACACGGCAGGACCTG GCATCCTGGTCTTCGACGCCGCGACGGACAGAAGCTGGCGCGTCACGCACGCCACTATGTACCCGCATCCAGATTTCTCCACTTACAGG ATCGGTAGCGACACGTTCGAGTTACTGGACGGTGTCGTGGGGTTGGCGTTTTCTGCGAGATTAGGATTGGTGTATTATCAGCCACTGGCGACCGACAGGATCTTCAGCGTGCCGACCACGGCACTTCAAGCGGGTCCTCCGCCGTTTGGCGAACAATTGCCGGTGACTTTGGTCGGCAGGAAGTCCAGTCAAGGTCTCGCGTTGGCCGTCGATCCTCGAGACGACAAGATCCTCTTCTCGCCGTTCACGGAAACCGCGATCGCCGCCTGGCAGCCGCAGACCAACCAGCAGAG GATCCTGGCTTTCAGTCCGGAGAAGCTGCAATTCGTCGCTGAGCTTCGCTGGGCAGACCGCGACAATGGCAACATTTGGGTGTTGGCATCCAGGTTTCAGAAATTCTTCCGGCGGGAGGTGAACGCGCGCGACGTCAACATTCGGATCATGAGGATGATTCCCGAGCCCCGTTCGCTGAAAAACGCAGCGTTTGCTTCGTACCAACAACAACGGTTTCCACTATATTTCTACAATAATACGTTAGGCTTTTAG
- the LOC128872282 gene encoding protein yellow-like isoform X3: protein MLETIAQWPLLDFALPYDREFLNQYRPENVVPTGITVGWDKIFVSIPRLRDGVPSTLNYIPRNIPLDSSPQLQAYPSWDWHSAGKGDLNCSKLISVYRTQLDRCNRLWVVDSGIMTSIDDFRPVCRPKILVFDLQTDTVVRQFTFPREVLRPNTLLTNVLIDDVSATTCDDVFLYISDTAGPGILVFDAATDRSWRVTHATMYPHPDFSTYRIGSDTFELLDGVVGLAFSARLGLVYYQPLATDRIFSVPTTALQAGPPPFGEQLPVTLVGRKSSQGLALAVDPRDDKILFSPFTETAIAAWQPQTNQQRILAFSPEKLQFVAELRWADRDNGNIWVLASRFQKFFRREVNARDVNIRIMRMIPEPRSLKNAAFASYQQQRFPLYFYNNTLGF from the exons ATGCTGGAAACGATAGCTCAATGGCCACTTCTGGACTTCGCCCTTCCTTACGATCGAGAGTTCCTGAATCAGTATCGTCCCGAGAACGTGGTGCCTACTGGTATCACGGTCGGCTGGGACAAGATCTTCGTCAGCATCCCGAGATTGCGCGACGGCGTACCGTCGACCTTGAACTACATACCGAGAAACATTCCTTTGGATAGCAGCCCTCAGCTCCAGGCCTACCCATCCTGGGATTGGCACAGTGCTGGCAAGGGAGACCTGAACTGCTCGAAACTCATCTCCGTCTACAGGACACAACTCGATAGGTGCAACAGGCTGTGGGTCGTCGACAGTGGAATAATGACCTCGATCGATGACTTCAGACCTGTTTGCCGACCGAAAATCCTGGTCTTCGACCTGCAAACCGACACGGTGGTGCGACAGTTCACCTTCCCTCGAGAG GTTTTAAGACCCAACACGCTGCTGACGAACGTCCTGATCGACGATGTTTCAGCGACCACCTGCGACGACGTGTTCCTTTACATATCCGACACGGCAGGACCTG GCATCCTGGTCTTCGACGCCGCGACGGACAGAAGCTGGCGCGTCACGCACGCCACTATGTACCCGCATCCAGATTTCTCCACTTACAGG ATCGGTAGCGACACGTTCGAGTTACTGGACGGTGTCGTGGGGTTGGCGTTTTCTGCGAGATTAGGATTGGTGTATTATCAGCCACTGGCGACCGACAGGATCTTCAGCGTGCCGACCACGGCACTTCAAGCGGGTCCTCCGCCGTTTGGCGAACAATTGCCGGTGACTTTGGTCGGCAGGAAGTCCAGTCAAGGTCTCGCGTTGGCCGTCGATCCTCGAGACGACAAGATCCTCTTCTCGCCGTTCACGGAAACCGCGATCGCCGCCTGGCAGCCGCAGACCAACCAGCAGAG GATCCTGGCTTTCAGTCCGGAGAAGCTGCAATTCGTCGCTGAGCTTCGCTGGGCAGACCGCGACAATGGCAACATTTGGGTGTTGGCATCCAGGTTTCAGAAATTCTTCCGGCGGGAGGTGAACGCGCGCGACGTCAACATTCGGATCATGAGGATGATTCCCGAGCCCCGTTCGCTGAAAAACGCAGCGTTTGCTTCGTACCAACAACAACGGTTTCCACTATATTTCTACAATAATACGTTAGGCTTTTAG